In a single window of the Pirellulales bacterium genome:
- the folP gene encoding dihydropteroate synthase — protein sequence MNADPSPVYPGQIPGRARSWRLKSRMLGLPLRPLVMGIVNVTPDSFSDGGQFLATSAAVDHALQLAADGADLLDMGGESSRPYAAPIDAREELRRVLPVVSAVAEATSVPVSIDTWKALVARESLAAGAEIVNDITALTGDPDMVPLALETGAGICAMHMRGTPQTMQDDPRYDDVVAEVRAYLRTRRDALVAAGIDAARIAVDPGIGFGKTDTHSLALLAACGSLHTLGQPVLVGHSRKGFIGKIIGDKQADRTAGTIGVALSLARQGVQVVRVHNVAAVRQALLLFEASGGLDGQPGQIPATSGIAG from the coding sequence ATGAACGCCGATCCTTCGCCCGTCTATCCTGGCCAAATTCCCGGCCGCGCCCGAAGCTGGCGATTGAAGTCACGGATGCTCGGCTTACCGCTGCGTCCGCTGGTGATGGGCATCGTCAATGTAACGCCCGATAGCTTCTCGGACGGCGGACAGTTTCTCGCGACGAGCGCCGCAGTCGACCATGCTTTGCAATTGGCTGCCGACGGAGCGGACCTGCTCGACATGGGCGGCGAGAGCTCGCGCCCTTATGCCGCACCGATCGACGCGCGCGAAGAGCTGCGGCGCGTGCTGCCCGTCGTGAGCGCCGTGGCAGAAGCGACGAGCGTCCCTGTGTCGATCGATACCTGGAAGGCGCTTGTGGCGCGCGAGTCATTGGCGGCCGGCGCCGAAATCGTCAACGACATTACGGCGTTAACAGGCGATCCGGACATGGTGCCGCTGGCGTTGGAGACCGGCGCCGGGATTTGCGCCATGCACATGCGCGGCACTCCGCAAACCATGCAGGATGATCCGCGCTACGACGATGTCGTGGCCGAAGTCAGGGCCTACCTGCGCACGCGGCGCGACGCACTGGTCGCGGCCGGCATCGACGCCGCACGAATTGCCGTCGATCCCGGCATTGGGTTTGGCAAGACCGACACGCACAGCCTGGCATTGCTGGCCGCCTGTGGAAGCCTGCACACGCTCGGGCAGCCGGTGTTAGTCGGCCATTCGCGTAAGGGCTTTATTGGCAAGATTATTGGCGACAAGCAAGCCGACCGCACGGCCGGAACCATCGGCGTGGCGCTCTCTTTAGCCCGCCAGGGCGTGCAGGTCGTTCGCGTTCACAATGTGGCTGCCGTTCGCCAGGCATTGCTGCTGTTCGAAGCCTCCGGCGGTCTTGATGGCCAGCCCGGACAGATACCTGCGACTTCCGGCATCGCAGGTTGA
- a CDS encoding PEP-CTERM sorting domain-containing protein — protein sequence MCIDADATATTLQLYNGNDLNGFTVHGPATWSGAGGILQNTSIADDQSYLTYDTPLPSDSFFLQVQVAVLEGMRFRLHEVFDQLYIGNEGFIPQFEIYGSQLTNSQQLADDSYVPDVFYALRLEKDADGAVRLYQDGVLTHTGEVGTLPDLNITILAGDGFSPGMIQITSLIYGTPVPEPAAVVLAALGGLALLARRRRR from the coding sequence ATGTGCATCGACGCCGATGCCACCGCGACAACATTGCAGCTTTACAACGGCAACGACCTGAACGGCTTTACGGTTCACGGACCGGCGACGTGGTCCGGCGCCGGTGGAATCCTGCAGAATACTTCGATTGCCGACGACCAGAGCTACCTGACCTATGACACGCCGCTACCATCGGATTCGTTCTTCTTGCAGGTTCAGGTGGCCGTGCTGGAGGGAATGCGTTTTCGGCTGCACGAAGTGTTCGACCAGCTGTACATCGGAAACGAAGGATTCATTCCCCAGTTCGAGATCTATGGAAGCCAACTGACGAACTCTCAACAGTTGGCGGACGATTCTTACGTTCCCGACGTCTTTTATGCGCTTCGGCTTGAGAAAGATGCTGACGGCGCAGTTCGGCTTTACCAAGACGGCGTGCTGACGCATACCGGCGAGGTGGGGACCTTACCCGACCTCAACATCACGATCCTGGCCGGCGACGGATTTAGCCCAGGCATGATCCAAATTACGTCGCTAATTTACGGCACTCCGGTTCCCGAGCCTGCGGCGGTCGTGTTGGCCGCACTCGGTGGGCTCGCGCTACTCGCGCGTCGCCGTCGGCGCTAA
- a CDS encoding DNA topoisomerase VI subunit B — MKTRSSSEAPPSNGEAGVSETSDDLAETNGHAAEAPTSNGRAAKPAGGRRRATAESMAASQRDISVSEFFAKNRHLLGFDNPRKALLTTVKEAVDNSLDACEEAGILPEVWVHIEQTGPTRFKVGIQDNGPGILKAQIANIFGKLLYGSKFHRLRMSRGQQGIGISAAGMYGVLTTGKPVKIISKVSQRKPAHYFEIQIDTKKNKPEILNGKGEGVDIPPGETGKKVIEKHGIEWIEQDNGTRVTIELEARYTRGRGSVDDYLEQTAISNPHATLHYLDPEGQSHDYVRSSEALPVEPKEIKPHPYGIELGMLGTMLKDTKVPTLSQFLTGSFSRVSSSVARKICETAKVSVRAHPHKIGRHESDSLFQAIQQTKISAPATDCLSPIGEDRLLKGLHHVVPAEFYVAFTRPPAVYRGNPFQIEVGLAYGGASTAQKVPLETLTELLAESDARTLRQFLINTFSGFGADAADRTLAEAGLGTRVTPGKLKAKDIAHLHETLRSVNVEDGQTMNVLRYANRVPLQFQPAACAITQSILQMNWRSYGLSQSRGSLPSGPVTVMIHMASVWVPFTSESKEAVAGYPEIQKELRLALQSVGRKLGMYMRRRLRVKQEGERRNIFLRYLGEVAQAVETINGADKQTLYEQLVAVAKKKTAEADVTLDERGKAVVEDQEEDFGANVLIVEPKGLTAGATPAAPPAAAAPADGPAAASDKPKKRK; from the coding sequence GTGAAGACCAGATCATCCTCTGAAGCCCCTCCCTCGAACGGCGAAGCCGGCGTCTCCGAGACGTCTGATGACTTGGCCGAGACCAATGGTCACGCTGCCGAGGCACCCACGTCGAACGGCCGCGCGGCCAAACCGGCCGGAGGGCGCCGCCGGGCCACGGCCGAGTCGATGGCCGCCAGCCAGCGCGATATCTCGGTGAGCGAGTTCTTCGCCAAGAATCGGCATCTGCTGGGTTTCGACAACCCCCGCAAAGCCCTGCTCACTACGGTCAAAGAGGCCGTGGATAACTCGCTGGATGCCTGCGAAGAAGCCGGCATCCTGCCCGAGGTTTGGGTCCATATCGAGCAAACCGGCCCCACGCGATTCAAGGTCGGCATTCAGGACAACGGGCCGGGTATTTTGAAGGCGCAGATCGCCAATATTTTCGGCAAGCTGCTGTACGGCTCGAAGTTTCATCGCCTCCGCATGAGCCGCGGCCAGCAAGGCATTGGCATTAGTGCCGCCGGCATGTACGGCGTGCTGACCACCGGTAAGCCGGTGAAGATCATCTCGAAGGTTTCTCAGCGCAAGCCGGCCCACTATTTCGAGATTCAGATCGATACCAAGAAGAACAAGCCCGAGATTCTCAACGGCAAGGGCGAAGGTGTCGACATTCCGCCTGGCGAGACCGGCAAGAAGGTCATCGAGAAGCACGGCATCGAGTGGATCGAGCAGGACAACGGCACGCGGGTCACGATCGAGCTCGAGGCTCGCTACACGCGCGGCCGCGGCAGCGTTGACGATTACCTGGAACAGACGGCCATCTCGAACCCGCACGCGACGCTGCATTACCTCGACCCTGAAGGGCAGTCGCACGATTATGTACGTTCGTCCGAAGCGCTGCCGGTCGAGCCGAAAGAGATCAAGCCGCATCCCTATGGCATCGAGCTGGGGATGCTGGGCACGATGCTCAAGGACACAAAGGTGCCCACGCTGTCGCAATTTCTGACTGGCAGCTTTTCGCGCGTCAGTTCCAGCGTGGCGCGCAAGATTTGCGAAACAGCCAAGGTGTCTGTCCGCGCGCATCCCCACAAGATCGGCCGGCACGAATCCGATTCGCTCTTCCAGGCGATCCAGCAAACAAAAATCAGCGCGCCGGCGACGGATTGTTTGTCGCCGATCGGCGAAGACCGGCTGTTGAAGGGGCTGCACCACGTGGTGCCAGCCGAGTTCTATGTGGCCTTTACTCGCCCACCGGCGGTGTACCGCGGCAACCCGTTTCAGATCGAAGTCGGTCTGGCCTATGGCGGCGCGTCTACCGCCCAAAAGGTGCCGCTGGAAACGCTCACGGAGCTATTGGCCGAAAGCGACGCCCGCACGCTACGACAGTTTCTGATCAACACGTTCAGTGGCTTTGGCGCCGATGCGGCCGATCGCACGCTGGCCGAGGCCGGACTGGGAACGCGTGTCACGCCGGGCAAACTCAAAGCCAAGGACATTGCCCACCTGCACGAGACATTGCGCAGCGTGAACGTCGAAGACGGCCAGACCATGAACGTGCTGCGTTACGCAAATCGCGTCCCGTTACAATTTCAGCCGGCAGCCTGCGCCATTACGCAGTCAATTTTGCAAATGAACTGGCGAAGTTATGGGCTGAGTCAGTCGCGCGGCTCGCTCCCATCGGGCCCTGTGACGGTGATGATTCACATGGCCAGCGTATGGGTTCCTTTTACGAGCGAGTCGAAAGAGGCCGTGGCCGGCTATCCCGAAATTCAGAAAGAGCTGCGGCTGGCGCTGCAATCCGTCGGCCGCAAGCTTGGCATGTACATGCGCCGGCGCCTGCGGGTAAAGCAAGAGGGCGAGCGCCGCAACATTTTCCTCCGTTATCTGGGCGAGGTCGCCCAGGCTGTCGAAACGATTAACGGCGCGGACAAACAGACCCTTTACGAACAACTGGTGGCCGTGGCGAAGAAGAAAACCGCCGAGGCCGACGTAACGCTCGACGAGCGCGGTAAGGCGGTTGTCGAGGACCAGGAAGAAGATTTCGGCGCGAACGTGCTGATCGTAGAACCGAAGGGACTGACGGCTGGCGCCACGCCGGCCGCACCGCCAGCCGCCGCAGCTCCGGCCGACGGCCCTGCCGCTGCGTCTGACAAACCGAAGAAACGCAAATAA
- a CDS encoding LptE family protein, protein MISHAILPQDVAAGSSRHKSRRAWAAVLLCTVVCGCAQYRFGSESLFPSDIQTIYVPMFQSDSYRKDLAERITESVCKEIEKRTKYKVVNNPNADSVLSGRLLNDTKRIIVEAPTDEPRESQIEFFIEVTWLDRQGALLAQSQKVPLPGTVANLNQTSSVVPEVGQSIATGQQDVITRIAYQVVSMMETPW, encoded by the coding sequence ATGATTTCTCACGCCATATTGCCCCAGGATGTCGCCGCCGGCAGTAGCCGCCACAAATCGCGGCGGGCGTGGGCAGCTGTCTTGCTGTGTACGGTGGTATGCGGTTGTGCGCAATATCGTTTTGGTTCGGAATCGCTCTTCCCAAGCGATATCCAGACCATCTACGTTCCGATGTTCCAATCGGACAGCTACCGCAAGGACCTAGCCGAGCGGATTACCGAATCCGTGTGCAAGGAAATCGAGAAACGCACCAAGTACAAAGTCGTCAACAATCCCAACGCCGACAGCGTCCTCTCGGGACGGCTGCTCAACGACACCAAGCGGATCATCGTCGAGGCCCCGACGGACGAGCCGCGCGAATCCCAGATCGAATTCTTCATCGAGGTCACCTGGCTCGACCGCCAGGGCGCACTGTTGGCCCAATCGCAAAAAGTGCCGCTCCCTGGCACGGTGGCGAATCTGAACCAAACGTCCAGCGTCGTTCCGGAAGTCGGCCAGTCGATCGCCACTGGACAGCAAGACGTGATCACCCGGATCGCATATCAGGTCGTTTCCATGATGGAGACGCCGTGGTAA
- a CDS encoding glutathione peroxidase, whose product MPRTIALSAALLVAFAIVVAPAGQVQGVEKVAPALDFQMKSLDGKPVDLSKYQGKVVLIVNVASKCGLTPQYTSLEKLHEKYADKGLAILGFPANEFAGQEPGTDTEISEFCTTKYGVKFDMFSKVVVKGDGQCPLYKFLTSAQTDPNFAGDIKWNFEKFLLDRDGNVVNRFAPKISPDAAEVVQAIEAALAK is encoded by the coding sequence ATGCCTCGAACGATTGCTTTGTCGGCGGCCCTGCTGGTTGCTTTTGCGATTGTTGTCGCGCCGGCCGGCCAGGTCCAAGGAGTAGAAAAAGTGGCACCCGCCCTCGACTTTCAGATGAAGAGCCTGGACGGCAAGCCCGTCGACCTGTCGAAGTATCAGGGCAAGGTCGTGCTGATCGTCAACGTGGCCAGCAAGTGCGGCCTTACCCCTCAGTACACCAGCTTGGAAAAATTGCACGAGAAGTACGCCGACAAGGGTCTGGCGATTCTCGGCTTTCCCGCCAATGAATTCGCCGGGCAAGAGCCTGGTACGGATACCGAGATTTCGGAATTCTGCACGACCAAGTACGGCGTGAAGTTCGACATGTTCTCCAAGGTCGTGGTCAAGGGAGACGGTCAGTGCCCGCTGTACAAGTTCCTGACGTCGGCGCAGACCGATCCAAACTTCGCAGGGGACATTAAGTGGAACTTCGAAAAGTTCCTGCTCGACCGCGACGGGAACGTCGTCAATCGGTTCGCGCCCAAGATCTCGCCAGACGCGGCGGAAGTCGTACAGGCGATCGAAGCCGCCTTGGCGAAGTGA